The Aminithiophilus ramosus genome contains a region encoding:
- the thiS gene encoding sulfur carrier protein ThiS, whose translation MITVNGEGLAWQEGLTVRDIIGIKRFTFPLLAVWIDDSPVPRDAFDSTAVPDGATVQIIHMISGG comes from the coding sequence ATGATCACCGTCAACGGCGAAGGGCTGGCCTGGCAGGAAGGATTGACGGTCCGCGACATCATCGGGATCAAGAGGTTCACCTTTCCCCTGCTGGCCGTCTGGATCGACGACAGCCCCGTTCCGCGGGACGCCTTCGACTCGACGGCGGTGCCCGACGGCGCGACGGTTCAGATCATCCACAT